Genomic segment of Acaryochloris thomasi RCC1774:
ACGATTAAAGTCCCAGCGCTCTCTAAGATAGGATTCAAAATTCGGAAATCCTGCCGCCTTGTAAAGCTTTCTATCCCTAATACAGGCAAGGTTTTTCCCAACCTCATACAAGGCCGATGCAGCGCCGCTCAGACCGGCCTCGATCTTGCTCTCAAACTGATCAATATTCATATTCCTCTTATAGCACCAACAAAAACGTTCTCCCAGCCGAAATTGACAAATACACCTCAAATACAAGCCTGGTTCTTTAAATAAAATTCTGTAAATCGCTTGCTTTTGAATACTAACTAGTATACAATTATAGGTATAGAAACAAAGCCATAAAGGGTTCGATCACCTACCCCAAGCATCGGAAAACTGCTGACAAAGACCGCAGCCACCGGGGATAGCCCGATGTCCGTCACGACTCAAAACTGAAACTAACTAAAAACTTTTGACTGGCGGAAGGGATTCGATTGAGACCCGTAACCCTTCCGCTGGTGAATACACACCTACTGGAGATGATGACATGAAAACTGGATACTCGTCTTTTGCAGCCCTCGGTGCTGAAATCGACAACCAAATATCTCAGAAGCAAGACTACGTTGTACAGTCCGGCGCAGTCGAAATGAATGAATCAGGTGATGGCCTCACGATCATTACTGAATCAGAGATTCTAGAGCTAGAAGTCAGCGACACCGCCCATAGACAACTCGCACAGGCTACAGGCATCCACGGCAACTACTACAGCAAGATGCGGCGTGAGGCACCCGAGCTGATCGCTAGCAACGTTAACTTCTGGCTACAGCGTCAAAGCTCACGCACTCATGTTCTGAGAACAATGGGCAACACGGCCAGGGCATTCCTTGGCGGCGGCTATGAAATTATTGACCATGACCAAGTATTAGAAGCGCTTGCCCCTGAGCTACAGAAACTCGGAAGTAATCTAGAACTACTGAGTACCGACACAACCGACCACCGCCTCTACATCAAACTGGCATTCCCCAAGGTTGAAGGAGAGATCCGAAAGGGCGATATCATCCGCTCGGGGGTCACGATCACCAACTCGGAGACAGGAGAGGGGGGCTTAAACGTTTACCCAGCTAACTTTAGGCTCATTTGTGAAAATGGTATGACGCGCATGGAGGAGGGGGAGCGCCTTACAGTTCGGCACTCTGGCTCTAAGTTCCGGGAGTTAGGTCAAATCCTCGACCGGGACCGAGCAGCAG
This window contains:
- a CDS encoding DUF932 domain-containing protein produces the protein MKTGYSSFAALGAEIDNQISQKQDYVVQSGAVEMNESGDGLTIITESEILELEVSDTAHRQLAQATGIHGNYYSKMRREAPELIASNVNFWLQRQSSRTHVLRTMGNTARAFLGGGYEIIDHDQVLEALAPELQKLGSNLELLSTDTTDHRLYIKLAFPKVEGEIRKGDIIRSGVTITNSETGEGGLNVYPANFRLICENGMTRMEEGERLTVRHSGSKFRELGQILDRDRAAVKLEQFIEHFSKAHDEATFQRTINQMRRSAEMRIEVSTDELMERARKNFGLTQAEQVQALNHLLIDEDLTAYGLMNAITRTAHDPESYDRASELEAIGSQVLSISDSQWRELATV